The following proteins are encoded in a genomic region of Asterias amurensis chromosome 5, ASM3211899v1:
- the LOC139936959 gene encoding alpha-mannosidase 2-like isoform X1, whose translation MLCQSCEVKAKTAFKMKTYMALMGAAIFFVVIMSMYLMLDQTKSFGEMSGPYDTRLKLQKFSHEDIDILQQKIGALENDLSSNQKTINQLRNAVKSLSNGIIPDLPNLVEEEETPKKEEVIVKKPEAIHEPVIVDSKDLKQNWKTMPAVTVAKAEIFTEECAFGAAPNGNTADVQMLDVYDSLRFDNPDGGVWKQGFDITTSPDQWKDDPLRVFLIPHSHNDPGWIKTVDKYFHDQTVHILDNMVIKLQEHSKMKFIWAEMSYLSMWWEKTSQQNRDITKRLIDEGRLEIVTGGWVMNDEANTNYFAMIDQLIEGHEWLEAFLGVKPKSGWSIDPFGLTPTMAYLLQRMGFESMLIQRVHYAVKKYLAREKKLEFLWRQNWDHGSSTDMFCHMMPFYSYDVPHTCGPDPKICCQYDFKRLPGGRINCPWKIAPVPITDQNVAKKAEVLLDQYRKKSSLYKTNILLVPLGDDFRFDKPAEWDQQYTNYQKLFEYMNGHENWNVQAQFGTLSDYFGAVIEQTKGRIGNQPQGFPVLSGDFFTYTDREQDYWSGYYTSRPFYKNMDRVLESHLRAAEIIYTVAATKARQMGVGKKFDEDSLIRMVTLARRNLALFQHHDAITGTAKDHVVVDYGTKLLISVSDMRKVMMQSIHFLLSPDQTKYSPSSAYFDVDAERLKHDALPEKKVLKLSTEASSIAVFYNTLAHHRNELIRLHVSSPNVKVTDAENNLIQSQSNLIWMDGSQTASTKYELVFAVDIAPLGLKKYLIRDMGESQSPHHSLSSAVMYHVSGSGTEKRGPFVVEKVSLSPTSDFTMENSHIKATFSASTGLLKSTMTKSDGAVTATELQFLLYGTVAQKAKSGAYLFLPDGPAKPITINKPLIRVVRGPLLSEVYVSLPNVDHLVTIKGTTGVDSQSLNILNHVDIRNTRNQELIMRIKSDIQNPDRTFYTDLNGFQLQQRKTLDKLPIQANYYPMPSMAYLESSSTRMSLLTSHPSGVASLETGWIDIVLDRRLNQDDSRGLQQGVLDNKLTGLSYQLLIERNDGGATVKQVRNSPRSLWGWLKGDSKSTAQPAGFPSLLGHAASVSLEHPLYIHTALPESQETSSQLIPEFQVLDEQLPCDIHLLNLRTRIQQSNNAVEAKREAFLLLHRRGFDCRYPGLALSCSTNGGKVSSRNLFQNLNIRGLQATSLSGMYDGNEMEIDSDFTIETMEVNTYRVQFH comes from the exons ATGCTTTGCCAATCATGCGAG GTGAAAGCTAAAACGGCATTCAAGATGAAGACCTACATGGCGCTGATGGGCGCTGCCATCTTCTTTGTTGTAATCATGTCCATGTATTTGATGTTAGATCAAACAAAGTCATTTGGTGAAATGTCCGGTCCGTATGATACAAGATTGAAACTAcagaaattttcacat GAAGATATTgatattttacaacaaaaaataggCGCTTTAGAAAATGATCTCTCAAGCAACCAAAAGACAATAAATCAGCTCCGCAACGCTGTCAAGTCACTCTCCAATGGAATCATACCCGATCTTCCGAATCTAGTGGAGGAGGAAGAAACTCCAAAGAAAGAGGAAGTCATTGTTAAGAAACCTGAGGCGATACATGAGCCTGTGATAGTGGATTCCAAAGACTTGAAGCAGAATTGGAAGACGATGCCAGCTGTTACCGTCGCAAAGGCAGAAATCTTCACAGAGGAATGTGCTTTTGGTGCAGCTCCGAATGGGAACACTGCAGATGTCCAG atGTTGGATGTGTACGACTCGTTACGGTTTGATAACCCAGACGGCGGTGTCTGGAAACAAGGATTTGATATCACAACGAGTCCAGACCAGTGGAAAGATGATCCACTAAGAGTCTTCTTGATTCCACACTCACACAATGACCCAG GTTGGATAAAGACGGTTGATAAATATTTCCATGACCAAACAGTTCACATTCTGGACAATATGGTCATCAAGCTTCAGGAACACAGCAAGATGAAATTCATCTGGGCTGAGATGTCCTACCTCTCGATGTGGTGGGAGAAAACAAGTCAACAGAACAGAGATATTACAAAAAG GTTAATAGACGAAGGCCGGTTAGAGATTGTGACAGGCGGCTGGGTGATGAACGATGAAGCAAATACCAATTATTTTGCAATGATCGATCAACTCATAGAGGGGCATGAATGGTTAGAAGCATTTTTAG GAGTGAAGCCAAAGTCAGGCTGGTCCATCGATCCATTCGGCCTAACTCCCACTATGGCATATCTACTTCAACGTATGGGTTTTGAATCTATGCTCATACAACGTGTTCACTATGCCGTCAAGAAGTACCTAGCAAGAGAGAAGAAACTGGAGTTTCTATGGCGACAGAATTGGG ATCATGGTTCTAGTACAGACATGTTCTGTCACATGATGCCGTTCTACAGCTACGACGTTCCCCATACCTGTGGGCCTGACCCTAAGATCTGTTGCCAGTATGATTTCAAGAGATTGCCCGGAGGTCGAATCAACTGCCCGTGGAAAATAGCACCTGTGCCTATCACTGATCAGAACGTCGCTAAAAA GGCTGAAGTTCTCCTGGATCAATACCGCAAGAAGAGCTCCCTCTATAAAACCAACATCCTCCTCGTTCCACTTGGAGATGACTTCCGCTTCGACAAACCCGCAGAATGGGACCAGCAGTACACCAACTACCAGAAACTCTTTGAGTATATGAACGGCCATGAAAACTGGAATGTACAG GCGCAATTCGGCACACTGTCTGACTATTTTGGTGCTGTCATTGAGCAAACCAAGGGACGAATAGGGAACCAGCCTCAGGGATTTCCGGTGCTAAGTGGGGATTTCTTCACATACACAGATCGAGAGCAAGACTATTGGTCTGGGTACTACACCTCAAGACCCTTCTACAAAAACATGGACAGGGTCCTTGAATCTCATCTTAG AGCGGCCGAGATCATCTACACAGTGGCCGCTACCAAGGCTCGACAGATGGGAGTTGGAAAGAAGTTTGACGAGGATTCACTAATCAGAATGGTCACGCTGGCTAGAAGGAACTTGGCATTGTTCCAACATCACGACGCCATTACTGGAACAGCCAAAGATCATGTTGTGGTGGACTACGGGACAAA ATTATTGATATCAGTGAGCGATATGAGAAAGGTCATGATGCAGTCAATTCATTTCCTGTTGTCACCTGATCAGACCAAGTATTCGCCATCATCGGCATATTTTGATGTG GATGCAGAGAGATTGAAGCACGACGCTTTACCAGAAAAGAAAGTTTTGAAGTTGTCCACGGAAGCCTCCAG CATTGCAGTATTCTACAACACACTGGCTCATCATAGAAACGAGCTTATCCGTCTTCATGTTTCATCACCCAACGTTAAAGTGACTGACGCTGAGAATAATCTAATCCAGAGTCAGTCTAATCTGATATGGATGGATGGATCACAGACCGCCAGCACCAAGTATGAG CTTGTTTTTGCCGTTGATATAGCTCCACTTGGCCTAAAGAAATACCTGATCCGAGATATGGGAGAGAGTCAGTCTCCGCATCACAGTCTGTCCTCGGCTGTTATGTATCATGTATCGGGAAGCGGTACAGAGAAAAG GGGACCTTTTGTGGTGGAGAAAGTTTCTTTGAGTCCTACCAGTGATTTTACTATGGAGAACTCCCACATCAAGGCTACCTTCTCAGCATCCACAGGATTACTCAAG TCCACGATGACCAAGTCTGACGGTGCAGTCACAGCTACTGAGCTCCAATTCTTATTGTATGGAACAGTGGCGCAGAAAGCAAAAAGTGGAGCATACCTCTTTCTACCAGATGGTCCTGCTAAG CCAATTACTATTAATAAACCACTGATCCGAGTGGTAAGAGGCCCTCTATTGTCAGAGGTTTACGTATCTCTTCCGAACGTCGACCACTTAGTCACCATCAAGGGAACTACAG GTGTGGATTCCCAATCATTAAACATTCTGAATCATGTGGATATCCGAAACACTCGCAACCAGGAGCTTATAATGAGAATCAAATCCGATATCCAGAACCCAGACAGGACGTTCTACACCGATCTCAATGGATTCCAG CTTCAGCAACGGAAAACCTTGGACAAGCTTCCAATTCAGGCCAACTATTACCCGATGCCTAGCATGGCGTACTTGGAGTCCAGCAGCACTAGGATGTCACTCCTTACCAGCCATCCATCTGGAGTAGCAAGCCTAGAAACAG GTTGGATAGACATTGTTCTAGATCGACGTTTGAACCAGGACGACAGCCGAGGCCTCCAACAAGGTGTTCTCGACAACAAGCTGACGGGACTGAGTTACCAACTCCTCATAGAGCGCAATGATGGTGGCGCTACAGTTAAGCAGGTCAGGAATAGTCCACGTTCACTATGGGGGTGGCTAAAGGGGGATAGTAAG AGTACAGCCCAGCCGGCCGGGTTCCCCTCCCTCCTCGGCCACGCAGCATCCGTCTCCTTAGAACATCCTCTCTACATCCATACGGCACTTCCTGAGAGTCAAGAAACCTCAAGTCAGTTGATCCCAGAGTTCCAGGTTCTTGACGAACAGTTGCCGTGTGACATTCACCTCTTGAACTTACGGACTCGGATCCAGCAGAGCAATAACGCCGTGGAGGCCAAGAGGGAAGCCTTCTTGTTGCTTCATCGGAGAGGATTTGACTGTAGGTATCCTGGACTGGCTCTGTCTTGTTCGACTAATGGTGGAAAG gTTTCTTCAAggaatttatttcaaaatctcAACATCAGAGGCCTCCAGGCCACATCGCTATCAGGAATGTATGACGGAAACGAAATGGAAATTGATTCAGACTTCACCATCGAAACCATGGAGGTTAACACATACAGAGTTCAATTCCACTGA
- the LOC139936959 gene encoding alpha-mannosidase 2-like isoform X3, protein MLCQSCEVKAKTAFKMKTYMALMGAAIFFVVIMSMYLMLDQTKSFGEMSGPYDTRLKLQKFSHEDIDILQQKIGALENDLSSNQKTINQLRNAVKSLSNGIIPDLPNLVEEEETPKKEEVIVKKPEAIHEPVIVDSKDLKQNWKTMPAVTVAKAEIFTEECAFGAAPNGNTADVQMLDVYDSLRFDNPDGGVWKQGFDITTSPDQWKDDPLRVFLIPHSHNDPGWIKTVDKYFHDQTVHILDNMVIKLQEHSKMKFIWAEMSYLSMWWEKTSQQNRDITKRLIDEGRLEIVTGGWVMNDEANTNYFAMIDQLIEGHEWLEAFLGVKPKSGWSIDPFGLTPTMAYLLQRMGFESMLIQRVHYAVKKYLAREKKLEFLWRQNWDHGSSTDMFCHMMPFYSYDVPHTCGPDPKICCQYDFKRLPGGRINCPWKIAPVPITDQNVAKKAEVLLDQYRKKSSLYKTNILLVPLGDDFRFDKPAEWDQQYTNYQKLFEYMNGHENWNVQAQFGTLSDYFGAVIEQTKGRIGNQPQGFPVLSGDFFTYTDREQDYWSGYYTSRPFYKNMDRVLESHLRAAEIIYTVAATKARQMGVGKKFDEDSLIRMVTLARRNLALFQHHDAITGTAKDHVVVDYGTKLLISVSDMRKVMMQSIHFLLSPDQTKYSPSSAYFDVDAERLKHDALPEKKVLKLSTEASSIAVFYNTLAHHRNELIRLHVSSPNVKVTDAENNLIQSQSNLIWMDGSQTASTKYELVFAVDIAPLGLKKYLIRDMGESQSPHHSLSSAVMYHVSGSGTEKRGPFVVEKVSLSPTSDFTMENSHIKATFSASTGLLKSTMTKSDGAVTATELQFLLYGTVAQKAKSGAYLFLPDGPAKPITINKPLIRVVRGPLLSEVYVSLPNVDHLVTIKGTTGVDSQSLNILNHVDIRNTRNQELIMRIKSDIQNPDRTFYTDLNGFQLQQRKTLDKLPIQANYYPMPSMAYLESSSTRMSLLTSHPSGVASLETGWIDIVLDRRLNQDDSRGLQQGVLDNKLTGLSYQLLIERNDGGATVKQSTAQPAGFPSLLGHAASVSLEHPLYIHTALPESQETSSQLIPEFQVLDEQLPCDIHLLNLRTRIQQSNNAVEAKREAFLLLHRRGFDCRYPGLALSCSTNGGKVSSRNLFQNLNIRGLQATSLSGMYDGNEMEIDSDFTIETMEVNTYRVQFH, encoded by the exons ATGCTTTGCCAATCATGCGAG GTGAAAGCTAAAACGGCATTCAAGATGAAGACCTACATGGCGCTGATGGGCGCTGCCATCTTCTTTGTTGTAATCATGTCCATGTATTTGATGTTAGATCAAACAAAGTCATTTGGTGAAATGTCCGGTCCGTATGATACAAGATTGAAACTAcagaaattttcacat GAAGATATTgatattttacaacaaaaaataggCGCTTTAGAAAATGATCTCTCAAGCAACCAAAAGACAATAAATCAGCTCCGCAACGCTGTCAAGTCACTCTCCAATGGAATCATACCCGATCTTCCGAATCTAGTGGAGGAGGAAGAAACTCCAAAGAAAGAGGAAGTCATTGTTAAGAAACCTGAGGCGATACATGAGCCTGTGATAGTGGATTCCAAAGACTTGAAGCAGAATTGGAAGACGATGCCAGCTGTTACCGTCGCAAAGGCAGAAATCTTCACAGAGGAATGTGCTTTTGGTGCAGCTCCGAATGGGAACACTGCAGATGTCCAG atGTTGGATGTGTACGACTCGTTACGGTTTGATAACCCAGACGGCGGTGTCTGGAAACAAGGATTTGATATCACAACGAGTCCAGACCAGTGGAAAGATGATCCACTAAGAGTCTTCTTGATTCCACACTCACACAATGACCCAG GTTGGATAAAGACGGTTGATAAATATTTCCATGACCAAACAGTTCACATTCTGGACAATATGGTCATCAAGCTTCAGGAACACAGCAAGATGAAATTCATCTGGGCTGAGATGTCCTACCTCTCGATGTGGTGGGAGAAAACAAGTCAACAGAACAGAGATATTACAAAAAG GTTAATAGACGAAGGCCGGTTAGAGATTGTGACAGGCGGCTGGGTGATGAACGATGAAGCAAATACCAATTATTTTGCAATGATCGATCAACTCATAGAGGGGCATGAATGGTTAGAAGCATTTTTAG GAGTGAAGCCAAAGTCAGGCTGGTCCATCGATCCATTCGGCCTAACTCCCACTATGGCATATCTACTTCAACGTATGGGTTTTGAATCTATGCTCATACAACGTGTTCACTATGCCGTCAAGAAGTACCTAGCAAGAGAGAAGAAACTGGAGTTTCTATGGCGACAGAATTGGG ATCATGGTTCTAGTACAGACATGTTCTGTCACATGATGCCGTTCTACAGCTACGACGTTCCCCATACCTGTGGGCCTGACCCTAAGATCTGTTGCCAGTATGATTTCAAGAGATTGCCCGGAGGTCGAATCAACTGCCCGTGGAAAATAGCACCTGTGCCTATCACTGATCAGAACGTCGCTAAAAA GGCTGAAGTTCTCCTGGATCAATACCGCAAGAAGAGCTCCCTCTATAAAACCAACATCCTCCTCGTTCCACTTGGAGATGACTTCCGCTTCGACAAACCCGCAGAATGGGACCAGCAGTACACCAACTACCAGAAACTCTTTGAGTATATGAACGGCCATGAAAACTGGAATGTACAG GCGCAATTCGGCACACTGTCTGACTATTTTGGTGCTGTCATTGAGCAAACCAAGGGACGAATAGGGAACCAGCCTCAGGGATTTCCGGTGCTAAGTGGGGATTTCTTCACATACACAGATCGAGAGCAAGACTATTGGTCTGGGTACTACACCTCAAGACCCTTCTACAAAAACATGGACAGGGTCCTTGAATCTCATCTTAG AGCGGCCGAGATCATCTACACAGTGGCCGCTACCAAGGCTCGACAGATGGGAGTTGGAAAGAAGTTTGACGAGGATTCACTAATCAGAATGGTCACGCTGGCTAGAAGGAACTTGGCATTGTTCCAACATCACGACGCCATTACTGGAACAGCCAAAGATCATGTTGTGGTGGACTACGGGACAAA ATTATTGATATCAGTGAGCGATATGAGAAAGGTCATGATGCAGTCAATTCATTTCCTGTTGTCACCTGATCAGACCAAGTATTCGCCATCATCGGCATATTTTGATGTG GATGCAGAGAGATTGAAGCACGACGCTTTACCAGAAAAGAAAGTTTTGAAGTTGTCCACGGAAGCCTCCAG CATTGCAGTATTCTACAACACACTGGCTCATCATAGAAACGAGCTTATCCGTCTTCATGTTTCATCACCCAACGTTAAAGTGACTGACGCTGAGAATAATCTAATCCAGAGTCAGTCTAATCTGATATGGATGGATGGATCACAGACCGCCAGCACCAAGTATGAG CTTGTTTTTGCCGTTGATATAGCTCCACTTGGCCTAAAGAAATACCTGATCCGAGATATGGGAGAGAGTCAGTCTCCGCATCACAGTCTGTCCTCGGCTGTTATGTATCATGTATCGGGAAGCGGTACAGAGAAAAG GGGACCTTTTGTGGTGGAGAAAGTTTCTTTGAGTCCTACCAGTGATTTTACTATGGAGAACTCCCACATCAAGGCTACCTTCTCAGCATCCACAGGATTACTCAAG TCCACGATGACCAAGTCTGACGGTGCAGTCACAGCTACTGAGCTCCAATTCTTATTGTATGGAACAGTGGCGCAGAAAGCAAAAAGTGGAGCATACCTCTTTCTACCAGATGGTCCTGCTAAG CCAATTACTATTAATAAACCACTGATCCGAGTGGTAAGAGGCCCTCTATTGTCAGAGGTTTACGTATCTCTTCCGAACGTCGACCACTTAGTCACCATCAAGGGAACTACAG GTGTGGATTCCCAATCATTAAACATTCTGAATCATGTGGATATCCGAAACACTCGCAACCAGGAGCTTATAATGAGAATCAAATCCGATATCCAGAACCCAGACAGGACGTTCTACACCGATCTCAATGGATTCCAG CTTCAGCAACGGAAAACCTTGGACAAGCTTCCAATTCAGGCCAACTATTACCCGATGCCTAGCATGGCGTACTTGGAGTCCAGCAGCACTAGGATGTCACTCCTTACCAGCCATCCATCTGGAGTAGCAAGCCTAGAAACAG GTTGGATAGACATTGTTCTAGATCGACGTTTGAACCAGGACGACAGCCGAGGCCTCCAACAAGGTGTTCTCGACAACAAGCTGACGGGACTGAGTTACCAACTCCTCATAGAGCGCAATGATGGTGGCGCTACAGTTAAGCAG AGTACAGCCCAGCCGGCCGGGTTCCCCTCCCTCCTCGGCCACGCAGCATCCGTCTCCTTAGAACATCCTCTCTACATCCATACGGCACTTCCTGAGAGTCAAGAAACCTCAAGTCAGTTGATCCCAGAGTTCCAGGTTCTTGACGAACAGTTGCCGTGTGACATTCACCTCTTGAACTTACGGACTCGGATCCAGCAGAGCAATAACGCCGTGGAGGCCAAGAGGGAAGCCTTCTTGTTGCTTCATCGGAGAGGATTTGACTGTAGGTATCCTGGACTGGCTCTGTCTTGTTCGACTAATGGTGGAAAG gTTTCTTCAAggaatttatttcaaaatctcAACATCAGAGGCCTCCAGGCCACATCGCTATCAGGAATGTATGACGGAAACGAAATGGAAATTGATTCAGACTTCACCATCGAAACCATGGAGGTTAACACATACAGAGTTCAATTCCACTGA
- the LOC139936959 gene encoding alpha-mannosidase 2-like isoform X2 — translation MKTYMALMGAAIFFVVIMSMYLMLDQTKSFGEMSGPYDTRLKLQKFSHEDIDILQQKIGALENDLSSNQKTINQLRNAVKSLSNGIIPDLPNLVEEEETPKKEEVIVKKPEAIHEPVIVDSKDLKQNWKTMPAVTVAKAEIFTEECAFGAAPNGNTADVQMLDVYDSLRFDNPDGGVWKQGFDITTSPDQWKDDPLRVFLIPHSHNDPGWIKTVDKYFHDQTVHILDNMVIKLQEHSKMKFIWAEMSYLSMWWEKTSQQNRDITKRLIDEGRLEIVTGGWVMNDEANTNYFAMIDQLIEGHEWLEAFLGVKPKSGWSIDPFGLTPTMAYLLQRMGFESMLIQRVHYAVKKYLAREKKLEFLWRQNWDHGSSTDMFCHMMPFYSYDVPHTCGPDPKICCQYDFKRLPGGRINCPWKIAPVPITDQNVAKKAEVLLDQYRKKSSLYKTNILLVPLGDDFRFDKPAEWDQQYTNYQKLFEYMNGHENWNVQAQFGTLSDYFGAVIEQTKGRIGNQPQGFPVLSGDFFTYTDREQDYWSGYYTSRPFYKNMDRVLESHLRAAEIIYTVAATKARQMGVGKKFDEDSLIRMVTLARRNLALFQHHDAITGTAKDHVVVDYGTKLLISVSDMRKVMMQSIHFLLSPDQTKYSPSSAYFDVDAERLKHDALPEKKVLKLSTEASSIAVFYNTLAHHRNELIRLHVSSPNVKVTDAENNLIQSQSNLIWMDGSQTASTKYELVFAVDIAPLGLKKYLIRDMGESQSPHHSLSSAVMYHVSGSGTEKRGPFVVEKVSLSPTSDFTMENSHIKATFSASTGLLKSTMTKSDGAVTATELQFLLYGTVAQKAKSGAYLFLPDGPAKPITINKPLIRVVRGPLLSEVYVSLPNVDHLVTIKGTTGVDSQSLNILNHVDIRNTRNQELIMRIKSDIQNPDRTFYTDLNGFQLQQRKTLDKLPIQANYYPMPSMAYLESSSTRMSLLTSHPSGVASLETGWIDIVLDRRLNQDDSRGLQQGVLDNKLTGLSYQLLIERNDGGATVKQVRNSPRSLWGWLKGDSKSTAQPAGFPSLLGHAASVSLEHPLYIHTALPESQETSSQLIPEFQVLDEQLPCDIHLLNLRTRIQQSNNAVEAKREAFLLLHRRGFDCRYPGLALSCSTNGGKVSSRNLFQNLNIRGLQATSLSGMYDGNEMEIDSDFTIETMEVNTYRVQFH, via the exons ATGAAGACCTACATGGCGCTGATGGGCGCTGCCATCTTCTTTGTTGTAATCATGTCCATGTATTTGATGTTAGATCAAACAAAGTCATTTGGTGAAATGTCCGGTCCGTATGATACAAGATTGAAACTAcagaaattttcacat GAAGATATTgatattttacaacaaaaaataggCGCTTTAGAAAATGATCTCTCAAGCAACCAAAAGACAATAAATCAGCTCCGCAACGCTGTCAAGTCACTCTCCAATGGAATCATACCCGATCTTCCGAATCTAGTGGAGGAGGAAGAAACTCCAAAGAAAGAGGAAGTCATTGTTAAGAAACCTGAGGCGATACATGAGCCTGTGATAGTGGATTCCAAAGACTTGAAGCAGAATTGGAAGACGATGCCAGCTGTTACCGTCGCAAAGGCAGAAATCTTCACAGAGGAATGTGCTTTTGGTGCAGCTCCGAATGGGAACACTGCAGATGTCCAG atGTTGGATGTGTACGACTCGTTACGGTTTGATAACCCAGACGGCGGTGTCTGGAAACAAGGATTTGATATCACAACGAGTCCAGACCAGTGGAAAGATGATCCACTAAGAGTCTTCTTGATTCCACACTCACACAATGACCCAG GTTGGATAAAGACGGTTGATAAATATTTCCATGACCAAACAGTTCACATTCTGGACAATATGGTCATCAAGCTTCAGGAACACAGCAAGATGAAATTCATCTGGGCTGAGATGTCCTACCTCTCGATGTGGTGGGAGAAAACAAGTCAACAGAACAGAGATATTACAAAAAG GTTAATAGACGAAGGCCGGTTAGAGATTGTGACAGGCGGCTGGGTGATGAACGATGAAGCAAATACCAATTATTTTGCAATGATCGATCAACTCATAGAGGGGCATGAATGGTTAGAAGCATTTTTAG GAGTGAAGCCAAAGTCAGGCTGGTCCATCGATCCATTCGGCCTAACTCCCACTATGGCATATCTACTTCAACGTATGGGTTTTGAATCTATGCTCATACAACGTGTTCACTATGCCGTCAAGAAGTACCTAGCAAGAGAGAAGAAACTGGAGTTTCTATGGCGACAGAATTGGG ATCATGGTTCTAGTACAGACATGTTCTGTCACATGATGCCGTTCTACAGCTACGACGTTCCCCATACCTGTGGGCCTGACCCTAAGATCTGTTGCCAGTATGATTTCAAGAGATTGCCCGGAGGTCGAATCAACTGCCCGTGGAAAATAGCACCTGTGCCTATCACTGATCAGAACGTCGCTAAAAA GGCTGAAGTTCTCCTGGATCAATACCGCAAGAAGAGCTCCCTCTATAAAACCAACATCCTCCTCGTTCCACTTGGAGATGACTTCCGCTTCGACAAACCCGCAGAATGGGACCAGCAGTACACCAACTACCAGAAACTCTTTGAGTATATGAACGGCCATGAAAACTGGAATGTACAG GCGCAATTCGGCACACTGTCTGACTATTTTGGTGCTGTCATTGAGCAAACCAAGGGACGAATAGGGAACCAGCCTCAGGGATTTCCGGTGCTAAGTGGGGATTTCTTCACATACACAGATCGAGAGCAAGACTATTGGTCTGGGTACTACACCTCAAGACCCTTCTACAAAAACATGGACAGGGTCCTTGAATCTCATCTTAG AGCGGCCGAGATCATCTACACAGTGGCCGCTACCAAGGCTCGACAGATGGGAGTTGGAAAGAAGTTTGACGAGGATTCACTAATCAGAATGGTCACGCTGGCTAGAAGGAACTTGGCATTGTTCCAACATCACGACGCCATTACTGGAACAGCCAAAGATCATGTTGTGGTGGACTACGGGACAAA ATTATTGATATCAGTGAGCGATATGAGAAAGGTCATGATGCAGTCAATTCATTTCCTGTTGTCACCTGATCAGACCAAGTATTCGCCATCATCGGCATATTTTGATGTG GATGCAGAGAGATTGAAGCACGACGCTTTACCAGAAAAGAAAGTTTTGAAGTTGTCCACGGAAGCCTCCAG CATTGCAGTATTCTACAACACACTGGCTCATCATAGAAACGAGCTTATCCGTCTTCATGTTTCATCACCCAACGTTAAAGTGACTGACGCTGAGAATAATCTAATCCAGAGTCAGTCTAATCTGATATGGATGGATGGATCACAGACCGCCAGCACCAAGTATGAG CTTGTTTTTGCCGTTGATATAGCTCCACTTGGCCTAAAGAAATACCTGATCCGAGATATGGGAGAGAGTCAGTCTCCGCATCACAGTCTGTCCTCGGCTGTTATGTATCATGTATCGGGAAGCGGTACAGAGAAAAG GGGACCTTTTGTGGTGGAGAAAGTTTCTTTGAGTCCTACCAGTGATTTTACTATGGAGAACTCCCACATCAAGGCTACCTTCTCAGCATCCACAGGATTACTCAAG TCCACGATGACCAAGTCTGACGGTGCAGTCACAGCTACTGAGCTCCAATTCTTATTGTATGGAACAGTGGCGCAGAAAGCAAAAAGTGGAGCATACCTCTTTCTACCAGATGGTCCTGCTAAG CCAATTACTATTAATAAACCACTGATCCGAGTGGTAAGAGGCCCTCTATTGTCAGAGGTTTACGTATCTCTTCCGAACGTCGACCACTTAGTCACCATCAAGGGAACTACAG GTGTGGATTCCCAATCATTAAACATTCTGAATCATGTGGATATCCGAAACACTCGCAACCAGGAGCTTATAATGAGAATCAAATCCGATATCCAGAACCCAGACAGGACGTTCTACACCGATCTCAATGGATTCCAG CTTCAGCAACGGAAAACCTTGGACAAGCTTCCAATTCAGGCCAACTATTACCCGATGCCTAGCATGGCGTACTTGGAGTCCAGCAGCACTAGGATGTCACTCCTTACCAGCCATCCATCTGGAGTAGCAAGCCTAGAAACAG GTTGGATAGACATTGTTCTAGATCGACGTTTGAACCAGGACGACAGCCGAGGCCTCCAACAAGGTGTTCTCGACAACAAGCTGACGGGACTGAGTTACCAACTCCTCATAGAGCGCAATGATGGTGGCGCTACAGTTAAGCAGGTCAGGAATAGTCCACGTTCACTATGGGGGTGGCTAAAGGGGGATAGTAAG AGTACAGCCCAGCCGGCCGGGTTCCCCTCCCTCCTCGGCCACGCAGCATCCGTCTCCTTAGAACATCCTCTCTACATCCATACGGCACTTCCTGAGAGTCAAGAAACCTCAAGTCAGTTGATCCCAGAGTTCCAGGTTCTTGACGAACAGTTGCCGTGTGACATTCACCTCTTGAACTTACGGACTCGGATCCAGCAGAGCAATAACGCCGTGGAGGCCAAGAGGGAAGCCTTCTTGTTGCTTCATCGGAGAGGATTTGACTGTAGGTATCCTGGACTGGCTCTGTCTTGTTCGACTAATGGTGGAAAG gTTTCTTCAAggaatttatttcaaaatctcAACATCAGAGGCCTCCAGGCCACATCGCTATCAGGAATGTATGACGGAAACGAAATGGAAATTGATTCAGACTTCACCATCGAAACCATGGAGGTTAACACATACAGAGTTCAATTCCACTGA